In one Pseudodesulfovibrio tunisiensis genomic region, the following are encoded:
- a CDS encoding phosphate/phosphite/phosphonate ABC transporter substrate-binding protein: MTGNLSKLHTKLAAPLVAAVLLLAFLAGCTDSEPTVEVDLSKRETITAARSGDAITYAYLPQYAHTVSFQRHRRLLEYLRQETGLPLKQIFPDTFDEHIKMVERGEIDISYSNPFIYIKLAQAGAKAFARVVEPSGKPDFRGQIICRKDNPTVRNIDQCRGKRWIAVDPGSAGGYLFPLGLFYDHDIRRDDFSEVAFAPGPGGKQEKVVLAVYAGAYDIGTIRKGTLDVVRGRINLDDLRVLAETRPYPGWVYAARKGLDPTVVHRIAEAMFRLTPVDQSQAEILKTAGFRGIIPAIDQDYDPVRELAGKLGLK, translated from the coding sequence ATGACCGGAAACCTCTCGAAACTCCATACGAAACTTGCGGCGCCACTGGTGGCCGCCGTCCTGCTGCTCGCCTTCCTCGCGGGATGCACGGACAGCGAACCCACGGTCGAGGTGGACCTGTCCAAACGCGAAACCATCACGGCAGCACGGTCCGGCGATGCCATCACCTATGCCTACCTGCCCCAATACGCACACACGGTCTCGTTCCAGCGCCACCGCAGGCTGCTCGAATATCTTCGTCAGGAAACCGGCCTGCCCCTGAAGCAGATATTCCCGGACACCTTCGACGAACACATCAAGATGGTGGAACGCGGGGAAATCGACATATCCTATTCCAACCCGTTCATCTACATCAAGCTGGCACAGGCCGGAGCCAAGGCGTTCGCCCGGGTGGTGGAGCCCTCGGGCAAACCGGATTTTCGCGGACAGATCATCTGCCGCAAGGACAACCCCACGGTGAGGAACATAGACCAGTGCCGGGGCAAGCGATGGATTGCGGTGGACCCGGGATCGGCCGGAGGGTATCTGTTCCCGCTGGGCCTTTTCTATGATCACGACATCCGACGCGACGACTTTTCCGAGGTCGCATTCGCGCCCGGCCCGGGCGGCAAGCAGGAAAAGGTCGTGCTCGCCGTATACGCCGGGGCCTACGACATCGGCACGATCCGCAAGGGCACCCTGGACGTGGTGCGCGGCAGAATCAATCTGGACGACCTGCGCGTGCTGGCCGAAACCCGTCCCTATCCGGGATGGGTGTACGCGGCGCGCAAGGGGCTGGACCCGACAGTGGTCCACCGCATTGCCGAGGCCATGTTCAGACTGACCCCGGTGGACCAGTCTCAGGCGGAAATCCTGAAGACAGCCGGATTCCGCGGCATCATCCCGGCCATTGACCAGGATTACGACCCGGTCAGGGAACTGGCCGGCAAACTGGGGTTGAAATAG